The DNA region TAGCTCTTGATTATCTGCCTTTTGTGGCTGATACATGAATTTATTCGGGCCTATAGCCCTCATGTTAaatacaagtgctattcatGACAAAAACAACTATACAGTAAGATGAGATCAGATTAGAAATGCAGGAACCAACTACGATAACCCCGTCACAATACAAATACTGGTTATCGTACTTAAGTTAACTTCATAAATTTAATGAAAAAGTCCATCTTACTCCCATAAACTATTTCCCCGGTCCACTTAACATCCAGAACAATTTTTGTCTCATTTTACCTCCTAAACTACTAAAACCAGATCACTTCACTCCCTAATGgcatttgtcttttttgtttctccttaTGCAAGTGATGTTTTAGGTTAAAATTATGTAGCATGATAGATGACATCATACCCTATGTTatgaaatattttcataatttttcatgattatttgcATGTATTTTCATATCTCGGGGTGAAACCAGTCCTAGGCCCTCCCAACCTATgcaaatagtcatgaaaaatccTTAAAACAGGATAGCTACCTTAAAAAAATCAGGCTAATCAGCTAATGTCAGAAGTATCCACGTTCATTGTAAAAAATGTATACTTGATCTTGAAATTATACTGGCtaatttttaagaaaaacaagaaaacatGTGCCCTTTCTACTATAGTAGGTGCCTTTATTCATTCGAATGAAAATTGTTCCCCACCCTAAGAAAACGCCTTATATTTGTAGGCTAACAAGATTCAAACATGCTGCTATATCTCCATTTTTATGCATGCATCATGGTTTTATAAATAGTGTTCCTAATTAAAGAAGACAATCACCATGGTTCCACATGTGCACTGGCTACAATTGTAAAAGTTGCCACCCATTTACTCAAAAATCACTTAAGGACAACCACTGGTGATGACTTCAATACATTGATCATGGAAAGTTAACTCTCAGCACATAATGCATATTTGGATAGGTGAAACATGAAGCTTGTACAACAGAGAGACTGCCCTTAAATGAAATtagaaattatcaaatttacTGTAAACAGTTAGAACTTAGGACTTCCATCCTAAACTAGAATGCAGCATATGTTATCGAAGATTACCCAAATTTGTTACAAACATGGTATGTTTTACTGTGTGTGCAAAGCATCTGAGGTGCTGTGCCAAGTTTTTCTGCAATGCTCCAGCACACCAAATAAATTATGGCAATCTAGAATGTGACAAGACGTGAACCTGAAAGGAAGAGAAGGAACAAATAACCCAATACCTGCTAGCATTTGTACAAGAACGTGATAATGTAATCATGCGTTGAGCAAGAGAAACTATAGACAGTGACCTCATGGCACAAAATTCAGATGAAGACTTCCAAAGCTGAAACAGACAAAAAAACAACATAATGAGACTTCAGGTGTGCTTTTGCATGCAAATTTGATATGCCCACAACAATTTACCTCAAGGGTGGCTTCTTTGCCTGGAAACATCAATGTAAATGAGCCTCTATCCCCTACCACCCCTGTTGCTATATAGCAGCCTTCTGGCTTGCAAACTTGCATCTCATCTACAAGTAACTTGTCTAGTTCACAATCAACATCCCATAAATGCAGAAAACAGAGGCTAAATCGAAGTAAACACCCTTCCAGTGACTCTCTAGATGGACTATCCATTTCATGAACCCCAGAAGTACTATCTAAAGTTCCATGCTGTACTATTCCTTTAGCATTCTCACTACAGAGATGATCTCTCGACTGCATATCACTATTGCTGTTTGTCATGCCTTGTGTGGACATGATTGTTGTGAGGTCAAATCTCAGGCTTGCAATGCCAGGATAGGGGCAAGAGCACTTTATTGGGCACTTTGTTCTTTTGTGGTTGCTGGGGGATGAGACAGCCTTTCCTGAATGGTATACAGAATTATCTCCATGTAATTCATGTGATTCATCTGGAGCATGCACCTTCCccttaaaatcatatgttgtAGGGGCACTTAAACCCACAGAAACTGTACTTTCATTGAGATGGTTTGTGGACACAGATGGAATATCATGACCCTTTTTATTTGTGTGAGACTGAATGTGGCTTGTGTCTTTAAAAATTGGAACAAGTAAGGAAGATACCGAAGTTGTTCCTCCCAAGATGCTGCCAGTAACTGCATTTTTTGATATACCCCTGCAGAAGTGTTCAAACGCTGACTGAGAAGCAGTGCCTTTGATAATTCGGTCTCGAGCACCTGTTTTCAGATCCCAAATATATAATATGCTACCTGCATCATTGCAAGAGTGGAGATTTCGGCATAAACAAGCTATGTACCCTTTTACTCCCTCCCAAGCTAACATTGATGCATAACCAGGGTGGCCAGGAAACATCCTCTCAACCCGCATGGTTTGAAGCGAAACAAGCGCCACAAGGCCATCTTCTCCAACAGAAAGGAAGCAGTCGTCCCAAGGATGGTGAGTCGACGCAGGTGGTAGTATGATTTGCTTAACTGAGGCGACATGATGATGCATCACACAAAGAAGGGTGCCAGCATCTAGATCCCAGACACGTATCGTACAATCTAAACTCCCTGATATGAGCGCTCTGTGAAAGTTTCTAGTGTCAGAGTGGGCATGCATGTAATGTGCAGCCAAACATAGAATTGCTCCCTTGTGCCCCAAAAAGAACCTCTCAGAAATATGTGGGTAAATCCCTCCACCACCAAATTTTGCAGCAGCAGGCGACACGTTAAGAAATCGGATAACTTCTATGTCACCATTATGGAAACCATAAACTACAGCATAAGGAGCGTAAGAATCCTCAGAAAGTACCATTGATGAAGACACCGTCCTTCCAAACCTTTTCAAACTATTGCTTTCTGGTGAGCATATCTGTGAATTCACTTCCATGCCATTGTCCAAATTATTTTGGGAATCAGAGCGCTCTGACCTAAATTCTTCTCCCTGAAGGCCACCTTCTCCAAGCATTTTGCACAAAGGTGGGTTTTGTGTATTATTCACTGTACTCAGTTCTAGATGATCCATAGACCATATGGAAACTATTGGCTTCCACAACAACGACCCAGCAACCTTATAGGAGTGAGACTCCACCCTAACAAGATGCCGGTCCGACTGGCAAAATTTAATTTCTGATCCCTCTCCGTGCATAGACAAGTTGCCAAGAATTTCACACACTGCCTCAGACTCAAAGGATGAGCTACCAACAGCGACCCTGTACACCACggcagcaccattgctgctccacaACACCAAGCTCCTGACCACAACGCCATCGTCCGAAACATGGGCTTCCGACTCCCCACCATGGAGAAAAACCCCACCAGCAATGCAGCCCTTCTCCCCTGCCTTATCGTCCTTGCAGAGAGAAGTACCCACCAGAGACATTTCACCCAGCAAAGCTCCCTCAGCAACGCATTTCAACAAACATCTCGTCTTCAGCAGCAATGCCACGACCTTGCCATCATGAGACAACGCCACGGCCTCCACCCCCCCGTCCGCCGCCTCCACGGACGCGACGCTGGACACCGAGCTCACGCTGAGCCGCCTCGGCGAGTCCCCATCGACGGCCGCGCCCACCGCCACGGGCACCACCTGCGCCCGCCCCTGCGCGTCAGCCAACACGACGGTGACGGCATCATCCCCGCAAACCGCGATCGCCCTCGGTGGCGCGACGGAGAGTGTGTCGTGGAAGGCCGTGTGCAGGACGGCGAGGGTGCGGGCGTCGACGACCACGAGGGCCGACAcgtggcggcggccgccgcttccGTCGGGAGCGTGGCAGAGGATCGCGACGCGGGAGTTTGAGCAGGAGGAGGGAAGCGGGGCGACGAGGGAGGGGGAGCCGGCCCAAGGGGGGagagagcggcggcggaggcagcGGAGCGGGGCGGAGACGGAGAAGAGGGAGAGCACGCCCGCAGCGCAGGAAGCGAGGATGAAGGCCGGGGAGGGGAGCGGGCAGAGGGAGGTGATGGCGGCGGCGTGCGCGCaaaggagggaggaggggcGCGGGGAGGGGGAAGGCGAAGCGGGGACGAGCGGCCAGTGGAGGATGGTGCCGTCGGCGGCGCCGGTGAAGAGCGCAGCCGGGGTGGCGGCTGCGGCGGTGACATGGTgggacggcggcgacggcgaccagAGCGCGGCCACCGAGTGGCACTTCATCGCATGGGCGAGGGGCGGCGCTGCGATCTGGCGAGGTCTAGACCGGAGGGGGAAGAGATCTCAAACGGGTGGGGAAGACGGTGGTCGTTCGGGTCACCGGACGGGGACCGAATGCCGCGTGCCAGCTGGAGCGAGCCGGGCCGTCGGATCATCGCAACGACGGCTGCGGATTTGAGTTTTGTGTCCCCTCCAGTCCGGTTCGTTTGGACCTTTGAGTAGAGAAATACCACAAAAATTTGAAAGATGAACATAAGTGTTTATATATTCTCCTTTGAAAGATGAACATATATATTCTCCTTTTCAAAAAATGCATTATATTATCTCAAAACGACCAAATCCTCAAAGGAAGACTAATAACTTCAGGAGGATCACCGATAGCAGAAAAAATCTTTCATGCAAACAAGTAAATGGGTATAAACGTGCAAATAACAAATACCATCCATCTAATCCTTATCTGAACGTTACGATTGATCTCACCACTCCACTAGTAAAGGGGTTGATTCACATAAAAACTCATACAGTCATAAAATATCACCTCCACCGATATGATGGTATGATCAATCGTAGCCTCCAAATAGGGATTGGATGAACGACATTTACTTTTTGCACATTATACCCATTTACTAGTTTACATCAAAGATTTCTCCTGATAGCAAACCTAATCGGACATGATCACAAACACCCAAAAAATTAAGGGAGATTCTAGCGCCCGGACGTCCGATAGATCGGACGCTTCAACTGTCCGTTGCAACATCGAAAACTGACATCTTCAATATCTGAAATTAACGTTTGCAATATCAAAAAATACACCAAAATAGCACACAGAGCTGGACcgaaaaaattattcaattaagttaattcctatattttgtatctctaatatttcagatgttcaaatttaatgtttcaaaaaatttattGCAGAAGTTATTTCCGTTTGTTGCACTCAATTCATGCATCAAAATAGCACATAGATCCTGActcaaaaaattatctatttcagttaattcctatattttcgcaTCTCCAATATTTCATATGTTTAAATATAATGTTTCAGacattatgaaaatttattatcATAGTTATTTTTTAATGTTGCATTCAACATCCGGCGTTCGATTTTTTGTTTATCCTTCGGACGTTTGTAGCGGAGCATTACCGAAAAATTAAGGATTAGAACCTGCCAAACAGTAATGAAAAACCAAATACTGCAAAATGGGTTGAAAATAAGGAAAATGCTAGTGCGGTGTTAGCACTACTCCGTTTATGATAATCATTCTACCATACCCTCAAGGTATTCATTACCTGcaaaataccaaaaaaaaagttGGCCATATCATCATTGTATACCTCTTGACCCGTATATTGTTCTCCAGATCTATGATAACCATATACCcatataaaataaaatctatACAATAGTGCCGCTACAAGAAACACAACCTAAGTTACCCTGCTACTGACGACCACTCACTATATTCAGTGGAATATGGTCATCACTTCACAATTCTAGCGATGGGTTGAATATAATATCGGACGATGGCACAATTCTAGCAAAGTGTGACCACATCAAAGTAGCCCCATCAGAAACGTACTATGATAGATTCGATATAAGCACAACAGAAATTTAGCAAGCTGCATATGGATTGAATGATTGAAGATCTTGTATGGAATGAAACAGAGACAAGTTTTCACCAATATTTTGCACTAAGCAATGAATAACTCTTCTTGCACCGGATACAATCAGAACATAGTGGGCATTACATCTTCAAAAGTTATAGACAAATAATCTGACCTCAATGCAGGGTAAAACAGCATATATTTCTGCATTGCCACTATTAATCTCATCACCATCTGTATTGTTGCTCTTTTTGCTTGGACTGCTCTTTCTTCCATTGAATAGGAACAGCATCTATGCTCACTACTTGGGATATGCCCTTCTGGATTTTTGGTTCAGGTACAGTCTCGATATTCTGAACCTTGGAACCACAGCCATCATGCTATTTGTGTCGTTGTCATCCTTCACACTTCTCAGTCGAAGTCATCCTTCGCCCGGACACTTGTGAGTTCCGGCGACATCATGGGAACAACTACGGACATTAGAAGAAAGCTCTACACCGTGGCACTTATCTACACGGCTTGGAACATTTGCAAGGAGAGGAACGCAAACGCAAGATATTCGATCTCAATTTGTGAAGCTGTGGTCAGAAGTTAGAATTCAGAATAGTGTAATAGAACCTGAAGAAACGATGGCCTCTGCTTTTCATGAAAACTTGTGCCACTAGTTCAAGAAAATTCAGAAACACAATATCATATATACAAGAATTGGGAAGGGCGAAATCATCTTTTCTCCcactttctctctcctctccttaGCCCAATATATTAGGTTAGTCCAGATAACCCCGAATTTTAAAACCGTTTATTTAACCTTCGAACGTTAAATATCGGATAACATAACCCTCTGGAGTGGTTTACAACAACGGTTTTGATGACGCGGCTGTCACACCACCTGTTTTTGCCATGTAGCTACCGCATCATATCTCTTGTGTTTTGAAACTGAGTTGGTTTGGGCACTAGCAGAGCTCGTCGCATATGGCATGAGTCGTCTACTCCGAGAGAGAGGATgatgggagggagggagaggtcagcaggagggagagagaggcagagagaggccaaccggagggaggagaggcagagagaggccGACCAGAGCGAGAGAGAGGCTAGTAGGAGAGGGGTGAGTatgaaaaatatgatatatggGCCTGCTTGTCACGTGTGCACTACCATGTCAGCGAAAATGACATCATGGGCTGTCACGTCAGTGAAACCGTCGCCACATCAGCAAAACCACTGAGAAAAACTACTCAAGAGGGTTTTGTGATCTGGTATTTAAAGTTTGGAAGGTTAAATAAATGGTTTTAAAGTTCAGAGGTTATCCAGATAATAGAAATAGTTTAGGGCAGTAATTTGGATTTTTTCCCTTATGTTAATAGATGCGGTGTCTTGGAGACAAAACCACGTTTTCACAGTGTCCAGTAGCCAATATCGAATATCGACCATAACGCTGTCCTGGAGATAAAGTCATGCTATTTTGGAGTCCAATAGATAATTTCACGTTCTTCAAACCAACCAACATCACCAAATCAAGGCGAAACTGTGAATACAAAGATACATTCAAATTCCTCCAACATTTAGATCAGAATCAGTAGCTTTTGAATCAAGCCATTAGAAGTAAATTGTGAACtttctaaatatattttttaattatttttgggGACCTATGAATCATCACTTTGAATCTTCCAAATTGAGATTGAAGCTTCTGAAATTAATATTTTGAACTTTTGGAACTGCATTTAAGAATTTTCAATCACTTCTAAGAAAGCTTCTgaaaaaattctttaaaaaaatatgaaaacttGTAATACCGCCCAactcttctccttcttcctccaatCGCCACGGCGGAGCGTTGCCCAGAGGAGAAAAGGTGAGCTAGGCAGCCCAGGTGCCTGATGCGCCATCATACGGAGGCAAAGTAGAAGGACGTGGGATGGGTTGGCGATACCTGTGTTTTAGCATTTGCGAAAAGCATTTAACATTCCATGTATCCAAATATGCCTTTAAAAAGGAACAAATAAAGCAATAGAATAGAAATAACTATTCCATTTTGGAATGAGAGTGCTAACCTTTCCCATTTCCGTGTCGTTTCAACAAATAGAAGTAATTGTTGGACATGACATAAAGTGCACCCTGGGAGCTCGGTCACCAGGtcaatgtgaggaaccgtccaaatagtattctaattaatcatcaggaggatcattattcataatcacaacctcgacgattaaccagaataccattccggtagtcccggcacgtgttttgtgcccaggatcggaacacatgccttccaactcaaatatcacaacacagtttaatagagagcaaataattaaactggattaccattgttaaacaagcaactgcttccacaatttacaacaaaagaggaacaacaactactactatgcagcggaagaaaaacctatacaacaaaagagtatggagccgtatgcccttaggctccataccaaaagcgccagagttcggagtagaaggtgctactcctgcccgccaccctgatcggcaggcacaaagtagccgaacactgcctcttcttcgccgacctgcgatcctgaaagcaacttaagggcagcacccttagtacgaaggtactagcaagtcttacacagtatgagtatatatattctcgactccaaggatcatgcatttaaagctgtagcaaggattaagacatgtttaagttcattaagcggtaagcaacctagactctaggtgtaagcaactgacttaaccaaccaccgactcaaaccctgccaaccaactgatcaaaacagatatataacaacaagtgtataaaagcaaaccattcccaccaaaccaccaaccacataccgaccaaaccaccccaatccaaccatgccacaacccacatcgaaactctacgaccaaaatatggtcgctcggtggagataagcgatagcgatgctcatgaccgagagcgcggcagctcgaactgattatacaccctgcagggggatactcctggacccacacgacacagggaccatacggcttgtgccacccgctaagatgcgcacaagggggtacccgtgacaacc from Phragmites australis chromosome 8, lpPhrAust1.1, whole genome shotgun sequence includes:
- the LOC133926811 gene encoding uncharacterized protein LOC133926811 isoform X2; the encoded protein is MKCHSVAALWSPSPPSHHVTAAAATPAALFTGAADGTILHWPLVPASPSPSPRPSSLLCAHAAAITSLCPLPSPAFILASCAAGVLSLFSVSAPLRCLRRRSLPPWAGSPSLVAPLPSSCSNSRVAILCHAPDGSGGRRHVSALVVVDARTLAVLHTAFHDTLSVAPPRAIAVCGDDAVTVVLADAQGRAQVVPVAVGAAVDGDSPRRLSVSSVSSVASVEAADGGVEAVALSHDGKVVALLLKTRCLLKCVAEGALLGEMSLVGTSLCKDDKAGEKGCIAGGVFLHGGESEAHVSDDGVVVRSLVLWSSNGAAVVYRVAVGSSSFESEAVCEILGNLSMHGEGSEIKFCQSDRHLVRVESHSYKVAGSLLWKPIVSIWSMDHLELSTVNNTQNPPLCKMLGEGGLQGEEFRSERSDSQNNLDNGMEVNSQICSPESNSLKRFGRTVSSSMVLSEDSYAPYAVVYGFHNGDIEVIRFLNVSPAAAKFGGGGIYPHISERFFLGHKGAILCLAAHYMHAHSDTRNFHRALISGSLDCTIRVWDLDAGTLLCVMHHHVASVKQIILPPASTHHPWDDCFLSVGEDGLVALVSLQTMRVERMFPGHPGYASMLAWEGVKGYIACLCRNLHSCNDAGSILYIWDLKTGARDRIIKGTASQSAFEHFCRGISKNAVTGSILGGTTSVSSLLVPIFKDTSHIQSHTNKKGHDIPSVSTNHLNESTVSVGLSAPTTYDFKGKVHAPDESHELHGDNSVYHSGKAVSSPSNHKRTKCPIKCSCPYPGIASLRFDLTTIMSTQGMTNSNSDMQSRDHLCSENAKGIVQHGTLDSTSGVHEMDSPSRESLEGCLLRFSLCFLHLWDVDCELDKLLVDEMQVCKPEGCYIATGVVGDRGSFTLMFPGKEATLELWKSSSEFCAMRSLSIVSLAQRMITLSRSCTNASSALAAFYTRHFAEKVQDIEPPSLQLLVSFWQHPSEHVRMAARSLFHCAAPRSVPQPLRIHKNKAPEVLLSSSDNINNLISAVKSASVSSYGQLKADGENIDKDDCDTANMNSWLESFENQEWLSWIGGTSQDAVASNIIVAAALVVWYPSIVKAKLASLVVSQLIKLVMSMNDRYSSTAAELLAEGMESTWKACLGTDITHFMSDVLFQIECLSTAPSSNAIHKTAVAVTMREALVSTLLPSLAIADVTGFFGVIESQIWATSSDSPVHVASLKTLIRVVRGAPKALAPYLDKAISYILHTMDPSNLIMRKACIISSMMALREMARVFPMVALNESMTRLAVGDAIGEIHSATIRVYDIESVTKIRILDASGPPGLPSLLAGSSNTTSTILISALSFSTDGESTFINFGDTYGHPLLIDRLNTINLLRRKNFKIEGSGCLLREWTDVKMVVVRYCLVGAAQQKPYSYPMHKAYLCSSVGRIFT
- the LOC133926811 gene encoding uncharacterized protein LOC133926811 isoform X1, which gives rise to MKCHSVAALWSPSPPSHHVTAAAATPAALFTGAADGTILHWPLVPASPSPSPRPSSLLCAHAAAITSLCPLPSPAFILASCAAGVLSLFSVSAPLRCLRRRSLPPWAGSPSLVAPLPSSCSNSRVAILCHAPDGSGGRRHVSALVVVDARTLAVLHTAFHDTLSVAPPRAIAVCGDDAVTVVLADAQGRAQVVPVAVGAAVDGDSPRRLSVSSVSSVASVEAADGGVEAVALSHDGKVVALLLKTRCLLKCVAEGALLGEMSLVGTSLCKDDKAGEKGCIAGGVFLHGGESEAHVSDDGVVVRSLVLWSSNGAAVVYRVAVGSSSFESEAVCEILGNLSMHGEGSEIKFCQSDRHLVRVESHSYKVAGSLLWKPIVSIWSMDHLELSTVNNTQNPPLCKMLGEGGLQGEEFRSERSDSQNNLDNGMEVNSQICSPESNSLKRFGRTVSSSMVLSEDSYAPYAVVYGFHNGDIEVIRFLNVSPAAAKFGGGGIYPHISERFFLGHKGAILCLAAHYMHAHSDTRNFHRALISGSLDCTIRVWDLDAGTLLCVMHHHVASVKQIILPPASTHHPWDDCFLSVGEDGLVALVSLQTMRVERMFPGHPGYASMLAWEGVKGYIACLCRNLHSCNDAGSILYIWDLKTGARDRIIKGTASQSAFEHFCRGISKNAVTGSILGGTTSVSSLLVPIFKDTSHIQSHTNKKGHDIPSVSTNHLNESTVSVGLSAPTTYDFKGKVHAPDESHELHGDNSVYHSGKAVSSPSNHKRTKCPIKCSCPYPGIASLRFDLTTIMSTQGMTNSNSDMQSRDHLCSENAKGIVQHGTLDSTSGVHEMDSPSRESLEGCLLRFSLCFLHLWDVDCELDKLLVDEMQVCKPEGCYIATGVVGDRGSFTLMFPGKEATLELWKSSSEFCAMRSLSIVSLAQRMITLSRSCTNASSALAAFYTRHFAEKVQDIEPPSLQLLVSFWQHPSEHVRMAARSLFHCAAPRSVPQPLRIHKNKAPEVLLSSSDNINNLISAVKSASVSSYGQLKADGENIDKDDCDTANMNSWLESFENQEWLSWIGGTSQDAVASNIIVAAALVVWYPSIVKAKLASLVVSQLIKLVMSMNDRYSSTAAELLAEGMESTWKACLGTDITHFMSDVLFQIECLSTAPSSNAIHKTAVAVTMREALVSTLLPSLAIADVTGFFGVIESQIWATSSDSPVHVASLKTLIRVVRGAPKALAPYLDKAISYILHTMDPSNLIMRKACIISSMMALREMARVFPMVALNESMTRLAVGDAIGEIHSATIRVYDIESVTKIRILDASGPPGLPSLLAGSSNTTSTILISALSFSTDGEGLVAFSENGLMLRWWSLGTAWWERLSRSLTPIQCTKLIYVPPWEGFSPNSARLSIISSILGHDEHGSSEKKTKELDEADNLKLLLHNLDLSYRLHWIGGKTIKLTRHGQGLGTFQL
- the LOC133926811 gene encoding uncharacterized protein LOC133926811 isoform X3; amino-acid sequence: MKCHSVAALWSPSPPSHHVTAAAATPAALFTGAADGTILHWPLVPASPSPSPRPSSLLCAHAAAITSLCPLPSPAFILASCAAGVLSLFSVSAPLRCLRRRSLPPWAGSPSLVAPLPSSCSNSRVAILCHAPDGSGGRRHVSALVVVDARTLAVLHTAFHDTLSVAPPRAIAVCGDDAVTVVLADAQGRAQVVPVAVGAAVDGDSPRRLSVSSVSSVASVEAADGGVEAVALSHDGKVVALLLKTRCLLKCVAEGALLGEMSLVGTSLCKDDKAGEKGCIAGGVFLHGGESEAHVSDDGVVVRSLVLWSSNGAAVVYRVAVGSSSFESEAVCEILGNLSMHGEGSEIKFCQSDRHLVRVESHSYKVAGSLLWKPIVSIWSMDHLELSTVNNTQNPPLCKMLGEGGLQGEEFRSERSDSQNNLDNGMEVNSQICSPESNSLKRFGRTVSSSMVLSEDSYAPYAVVYGFHNGDIEVIRFLNVSPAAAKFGGGGIYPHISERFFLGHKGAILCLAAHYMHAHSDTRNFHRALISGSLDCTIRVWDLDAGTLLCVMHHHVASVKQIILPPASTHHPWDDCFLSVGEDGLVALVSLQTMRVERMFPGHPGYASMLAWEGVKGYIACLCRNLHSCNDAGSILYIWDLKTGARDRIIKGTASQSAFEHFCRGISKNAVTGSILGGTTSVSSLLVPIFKDTSHIQSHTNKKGHDIPSVSTNHLNESTVSVGLSAPTTYDFKGKVHAPDESHELHGDNSVYHSGKAVSSPSNHKRTKCPIKCSCPYPGIASLRFDLTTIMSTQGMTNSNSDMQSRDHLCSENAKGIVQHGTLDSTSGVHEMDSPSRESLEGCLLRFSLCFLHLWDVDCELDKLLVDEMQVCKPEGCYIATGVVGDRGSFTLMFPGKEATLELWKSSSEFCAMRSLSIVSLAQRMITLSRSCTNASSALAAFYTRHFAEKVQDIEPPSLQLLVSFWQHPSEHVRMAARSLFHCAAPRSVPQPLRIHKNKAPEVLLSSSDNINNLISAVKSASVSSYGQLKADGENIDKDDCDTANMNSWLESFENQEWLSWIGGTSQDAVASNIIVAAALVVWYPSIVKAKLASLVVSQLIKLVMSMNDRYSSTAAELLAEGMESTWKACLGTDITHFMSDVLFQIECLSTAPSSNAIHKTAVAVTMREALVSTLLPSLAIADVTGFFGVIESQIWATSSDSPVHVASLKTLIRVVRGAPKALAPYLDKAISYILHTMDPSNLIMRKACIISSMMALREMARVFPMVALNESMTRLAVGDAIGEIHSATIRVYDIERVWLPSQRMD